From Desulfobacterales bacterium, a single genomic window includes:
- a CDS encoding transporter substrate-binding domain-containing protein, which yields MGRLSKLMINAIFFILMLILISPIYGMDIVNVGGYVFPPFIEYADNIYTGITLDLIEEMNNFQSKYKFTFVPTSSKRRYKNFENKLYDIILFEGIEWGWKEENVESTKIFFKGGEVYVTKNFPSKTQSYFDDLKGKKLAIYLGYHYKFANFNADEEYLKKNFNAETSLSHIANISKVLNGKADIAVVTKSYLKKYLNENPQIKKQLLISTKLDQEYNLGILTRKSSKSSAKELNLILDGLEKSGRLSLLWEKYGLMSK from the coding sequence ATGGGAAGACTATCAAAATTAATGATTAATGCAATTTTTTTTATATTAATGTTAATCTTGATCTCTCCAATTTATGGAATGGATATTGTGAATGTAGGTGGCTATGTTTTCCCTCCATTTATTGAATACGCCGATAATATTTATACAGGTATTACTTTAGATTTAATCGAAGAAATGAATAATTTTCAAAGTAAATATAAATTTACATTTGTTCCGACTTCGTCAAAAAGACGCTACAAAAATTTTGAAAACAAATTATATGACATTATACTTTTTGAAGGAATTGAATGGGGCTGGAAAGAAGAAAATGTTGAATCTACAAAAATATTTTTCAAGGGAGGAGAAGTTTATGTTACAAAAAATTTTCCATCTAAAACTCAAAGTTATTTTGATGATTTAAAAGGGAAAAAACTTGCTATATATCTTGGTTATCATTATAAATTTGCTAATTTTAACGCTGATGAGGAATATTTAAAGAAAAACTTTAATGCAGAAACGAGCTTATCCCATATAGCCAATATTTCCAAAGTATTAAACGGGAAAGCTGATATAGCTGTTGTAACAAAATCTTATTTAAAAAAATATCTTAACGAAAATCCTCAAATAAAAAAACAATTATTAATTTCAACTAAACTTGATCAAGAATATAATCTTGGTATTCTTACAAGAAAAAGTTCTAAATCTTCAGCTAAGGAGCTAAATCTAATTTTAGATGGCTTAGAAAAATCTGGGAGATTATCTCTCCTATGGGAAAAATACGGTTTAATGTCAAAATAA
- a CDS encoding methyl-accepting chemotaxis protein yields the protein MIQFTKNIKISTKLTLISFFLLFAALISSYNLIIMQRKGINDFINKNIDNINLSISDRKSSEELSLYNNVKFNAEMLSHVCTEYIFQYVTEGIKISILAYMKYPEIVAISVFDDMNEPIISAWKKEDIKTGMSLPKEFEVNNDLIFKVNSFKNDRIVGKIYVYYTDKSIHDKMSKIKKKIVSDTSKSHNTLLSSLNKVFKYQVIAILVLIIAIGIAFRILKRLTIKPLDELAGVANRLKNYDLSVGIHTDRKDEIGNLLMAEKDMIKSLREIISKVSENVVNIDLFAENVSKAVFDLASIFTQQSSSITEISSTMEQFAASSSQIAKNSEYVVQISDNTLQSSKKGSEYSTVMMKKIYSINEENEKSIKQLIELKKKIDEITKVMEIINGIASQTKLIAFNAALEAAGSGEAGKRFNVVASEIRRLAEIVTESTGDIENKINEIQEASNYMVIVSEKNSQGINDSLNSFSETVELLKVILSEAQSTTDVAKQISSSTLQQHEATRQVVKALSDIESSLHSTSKAINEISLISQQLKEVSDNLQSLMKKFNLS from the coding sequence ATGATTCAATTCACAAAAAATATTAAAATATCAACAAAACTAACATTAATAAGCTTTTTCCTTTTATTTGCCGCTCTTATTAGCAGCTATAATCTGATTATTATGCAGCGAAAAGGGATAAACGATTTTATTAACAAAAACATAGACAACATAAACCTTTCTATTTCTGATAGAAAATCTTCTGAAGAATTATCGCTTTATAATAATGTTAAATTCAATGCCGAAATGTTGAGTCATGTTTGCACCGAATATATATTTCAATATGTAACGGAAGGTATAAAAATATCTATATTAGCCTACATGAAATATCCTGAAATAGTTGCTATAAGCGTATTTGATGATATGAATGAACCGATTATCTCTGCTTGGAAAAAGGAAGATATTAAGACTGGAATGTCTTTACCTAAAGAGTTTGAAGTTAATAATGATTTGATATTTAAAGTAAATTCATTCAAAAATGACCGAATAGTCGGAAAAATCTATGTTTATTATACAGATAAGTCAATTCATGATAAAATGTCTAAAATTAAAAAAAAAATAGTATCTGATACCTCAAAATCCCATAACACATTGTTATCATCCTTGAATAAAGTTTTTAAATATCAGGTGATAGCTATTTTAGTATTAATCATAGCAATTGGTATAGCTTTTAGAATTTTAAAGCGTCTTACCATCAAACCCCTTGATGAACTTGCCGGCGTGGCTAACCGATTGAAAAATTATGATCTTTCTGTTGGAATCCATACGGATAGAAAAGATGAAATTGGTAATCTATTAATGGCTGAAAAAGATATGATAAAAAGCTTGAGGGAAATCATATCTAAAGTTTCCGAAAATGTTGTAAATATCGATTTATTTGCCGAAAATGTATCAAAGGCTGTTTTTGATTTAGCTTCAATTTTTACACAACAAAGCTCTTCAATAACTGAAATTTCATCTACAATGGAACAATTTGCAGCGTCTTCCAGTCAAATCGCTAAAAATTCAGAATATGTTGTTCAAATTTCAGACAATACCTTGCAGAGCAGTAAAAAAGGTTCTGAATATTCTACAGTAATGATGAAGAAAATATATTCAATAAACGAAGAAAACGAAAAAAGTATAAAGCAATTAATTGAATTAAAGAAAAAAATTGATGAAATAACAAAGGTAATGGAAATTATTAATGGGATTGCATCCCAAACTAAATTGATCGCCTTTAACGCTGCACTGGAAGCAGCCGGCTCAGGAGAAGCTGGTAAAAGATTCAATGTAGTCGCTTCTGAAATAAGACGATTAGCAGAAATAGTTACCGAGTCGACAGGGGATATAGAAAATAAAATCAATGAAATACAAGAAGCTTCTAATTACATGGTTATTGTTTCTGAAAAAAACAGTCAAGGTATTAATGATTCATTAAATTCATTTTCTGAAACAGTCGAACTTCTTAAAGTAATATTATCAGAAGCCCAATCTACAACCGATGTAGCAAAACAAATATCTTCTTCTACACTGCAACAACACGAGGCAACAAGGCAAGTAGTTAAAGCTTTATCAGACATAGAAAGCTCTTTGCATAGCACTTCAAAAGCTATAAATGAGATATCTCTAATAAGCCAGCAATTGAAAGAGGTTTCTGATAATTTGCAATCATTAATGAAAAAATTTAATTTGTCATAA
- a CDS encoding efflux RND transporter permease subunit: MSEKNAPVSGVIVNIVRAFLTSHLSIMLIIIALCFGGAAILVTPKEEEPQIVVPVADIYVQAPGSCPEEVEKLVASPLERFLWQIDGVEYVYSMSTRDMAVITVRFYVGEDRENSLVKLHNKISMHMDKAPAIVKGWVIKPVEIDDVPIVNITLYSHKYGDFELRRIGEEILSRLSEVKDISNTQIIGGNQREVRVELNPELMAGFNVSVLEIIQALKGSDSSVTAGNISKFNKEFTITSNSFLSSKEDVLSLMVGVNKDKPVYLRDIANVIDGPSETSNYTRIGFSNYYRQKHKKTDENIIYPAVTLALAKKKGTNAVNVADNILEKFKELKKDIIPDGVNAEITRNYGETAHLKVNELLSSLAFAIISVIALLAFTLGWKEALIVAFAVPISFALALFVNLMFGYTINRVTLFALILSLGLVVDDPITNVDNIQRHIKMKVFDPINASLFAVNEVLPPVIMSTLAIIVCFLPLFYITGMMGPYMAPMAINVPLTVTFSTVCALSIVPWMSYNLLKNIGNSDSSSSNGGQSKSMKILDKIYRPIIMPFLKSQAKRYMLLLAIIFMLFVCGGLAIFRLVPLKLLPFDNKNEFQIVIDMPEGTTLENTSKVVSCFEDYLKSVPECTNFVSYVGNSSPMDFNGMVRHYYLRKGSNFADVRVNLVSKDIRSQQSHEILLRLRNDLENIAKENNASVQLVEVPPGPPVLSTIVAEISGDADKSYRDLIKGAEHVTKIMTKEPFVVDINDSTEADRTRFEFIVDKEKASLHGVSAEMILTTLRTAIGGINPATVHIASERQPLVINLTLPREKRSDMASLSQIPVKTAFGLSVPMAEFVKIVEVPVNQPIYHKNLERLVFVNAEMAGRAPAEAILDMQNELEKDKMPEGTKVNWAGEGEWKITIDVFRDMGIAYGAALLGIYILLVIQTNSFSMPFLLMISIPLTILGIMPGFFILNLISANSIGGFQNPIFFTATSMIGMIALGGIVIRNSLVLIEFIDDAVKQGVEFKEAILQSGVIRMRPILLTAATTVVGAIPITFDPIFSGLAWALIFGLFASTLFTLLVIPVTYYALNK, encoded by the coding sequence ATGTCAGAGAAAAATGCACCTGTTTCGGGTGTTATTGTAAATATTGTGAGAGCTTTTTTAACGTCCCACTTGTCAATCATGTTAATTATTATTGCTTTATGCTTTGGGGGAGCCGCTATTCTTGTAACTCCAAAAGAAGAAGAACCCCAAATTGTTGTTCCTGTTGCTGATATTTATGTTCAAGCTCCTGGTTCTTGCCCTGAAGAAGTTGAAAAGCTTGTTGCGTCTCCACTTGAACGGTTTTTATGGCAAATTGACGGAGTAGAATATGTTTATTCAATGTCAACAAGGGATATGGCTGTTATAACAGTTAGATTTTATGTCGGAGAAGATAGAGAAAATTCTCTTGTAAAACTTCATAATAAAATATCAATGCACATGGATAAAGCGCCGGCAATTGTAAAAGGCTGGGTTATAAAGCCTGTTGAAATAGATGACGTTCCTATAGTTAATATAACATTGTATTCACATAAATATGGTGATTTTGAGCTGAGACGAATTGGCGAAGAGATTTTATCACGACTTTCTGAGGTAAAGGATATTTCAAATACCCAGATTATAGGCGGAAACCAACGGGAAGTTAGAGTTGAGCTAAACCCTGAGCTTATGGCTGGTTTTAACGTCTCTGTCCTTGAAATTATTCAAGCTCTTAAAGGATCTGATTCGTCTGTAACAGCTGGGAATATCTCAAAATTTAATAAAGAATTTACTATAACAAGTAATTCTTTTCTTTCGTCAAAAGAAGATGTATTGTCCTTAATGGTAGGTGTAAATAAGGATAAACCCGTTTATCTAAGGGATATAGCAAATGTAATTGACGGGCCTTCTGAAACTTCTAATTATACGCGAATAGGATTTTCAAATTATTACAGGCAAAAACATAAAAAAACTGATGAAAATATTATTTATCCTGCTGTTACACTAGCTCTTGCTAAGAAAAAAGGAACTAATGCAGTAAACGTTGCGGATAATATACTAGAAAAATTTAAAGAATTAAAAAAAGATATAATTCCTGATGGTGTTAATGCTGAAATTACGAGAAATTATGGAGAAACAGCTCATTTAAAAGTGAATGAACTTTTAAGCTCTCTTGCATTTGCAATAATTTCAGTAATCGCTCTTTTAGCTTTTACTTTAGGCTGGAAGGAGGCTTTAATTGTAGCGTTCGCAGTTCCTATAAGTTTTGCATTGGCTTTGTTTGTGAACTTGATGTTCGGATATACGATAAACCGTGTAACACTTTTTGCTCTTATTTTATCACTCGGTCTTGTAGTTGATGATCCGATAACCAATGTTGATAATATTCAGCGCCACATTAAAATGAAGGTATTTGACCCAATTAATGCTTCTCTTTTTGCTGTTAATGAAGTTCTTCCTCCTGTTATAATGTCAACGCTTGCAATAATCGTATGTTTTTTACCGCTTTTTTATATAACTGGTATGATGGGACCTTATATGGCTCCAATGGCAATAAACGTACCCCTTACAGTTACATTTTCAACAGTATGTGCTCTTTCTATTGTTCCATGGATGTCCTATAATCTTCTAAAAAATATAGGGAATAGTGATTCAAGTTCGTCTAATGGCGGTCAATCAAAATCCATGAAAATACTTGATAAAATTTATCGACCCATAATTATGCCTTTTCTCAAGTCACAAGCTAAAAGATATATGCTTTTGCTTGCAATTATATTTATGCTTTTTGTTTGTGGAGGTCTTGCTATTTTTAGGCTTGTGCCTTTAAAGCTTCTTCCTTTTGACAATAAAAATGAATTCCAAATAGTAATTGATATGCCTGAAGGAACTACCCTTGAAAATACATCAAAAGTTGTTTCTTGTTTTGAAGATTATCTAAAATCCGTTCCTGAATGCACCAATTTTGTGTCCTATGTCGGAAATTCTTCTCCAATGGACTTCAACGGAATGGTAAGGCATTATTATTTAAGAAAAGGAAGTAATTTTGCGGATGTTCGTGTTAATCTTGTTAGTAAAGACATACGAAGCCAGCAAAGTCATGAAATTTTATTACGTTTAAGAAATGACCTTGAAAATATAGCAAAAGAAAACAACGCATCAGTTCAACTTGTTGAAGTGCCTCCTGGCCCTCCTGTTTTATCAACAATAGTTGCTGAAATATCGGGCGATGCAGATAAATCATATAGAGATCTTATCAAAGGGGCTGAGCATGTCACAAAGATTATGACAAAAGAACCTTTTGTTGTTGATATTAATGACTCGACTGAGGCTGACCGAACAAGATTTGAATTTATAGTGGATAAAGAAAAAGCATCTCTTCATGGTGTTAGCGCTGAAATGATTTTAACAACGTTGCGGACAGCTATAGGAGGAATCAATCCTGCAACTGTCCATATTGCTTCAGAACGACAGCCCCTTGTTATAAACCTTACTCTTCCAAGGGAAAAACGTTCTGATATGGCAAGCCTAAGCCAGATTCCGGTTAAAACAGCATTCGGGCTTAGTGTTCCCATGGCTGAATTTGTTAAAATTGTTGAAGTTCCGGTCAATCAGCCAATTTATCATAAAAATTTGGAAAGACTTGTTTTTGTTAATGCCGAAATGGCTGGAAGAGCTCCGGCTGAAGCTATTCTTGATATGCAAAATGAGCTTGAAAAAGATAAAATGCCTGAAGGAACAAAAGTAAACTGGGCTGGTGAAGGAGAGTGGAAAATTACTATAGATGTTTTTAGAGATATGGGAATTGCTTATGGTGCTGCACTTCTTGGTATTTATATTCTTCTTGTCATACAGACTAATTCATTTTCAATGCCTTTTCTGCTTATGATATCAATACCCTTGACAATACTTGGAATAATGCCGGGTTTTTTCATTTTAAATCTTATTTCAGCAAATTCTATAGGTGGTTTTCAAAATCCCATATTTTTTACAGCTACGAGTATGATAGGAATGATAGCCTTAGGCGGCATAGTTATAAGAAACTCCCTTGTATTGATAGAATTTATAGATGACGCTGTAAAACAAGGAGTTGAATTTAAAGAAGCTATTCTTCAAAGCGGAGTCATACGAATGAGGCCTATTCTTCTAACTGCCGCAACAACTGTTGTAGGAGCCATACCAATAACTTTTGACCCCATATTTTCCGGTCTTGCATGGGCTTTGATTTTTGGGCTTTTCGCATCAACGCTATTTACTTTGCTCGTAATTCCTGTAACCTATTACGCATTAAATAAATAA
- a CDS encoding efflux RND transporter periplasmic adaptor subunit, with the protein MEKKKNLIIGTIIIVCVVLIGILYVIFSDEKIDPGVIKDASASSYQPTNVVSASIENVTQYYEAVGTVRPRIETNIQAQVTAQVIEVKVNPSDKVVKDQVLIILDNKPFISRLDQAREGFNAATSRRHQAEQGLKAAEAGFAQAEAAYNRTKNYFKSQAATSQDLERAETGYLQADAAVKQAKSFVGSSDAGIRQAQEIINEAQISLNYTTIRAPESGEVLKRLVEPGDLALPGKPLLMLQNSGSLRLEASVREGLITKVKPKTSLQVKIDTLNITLTASVEEIVPYADPQTRTFLVKAVLPATPDIYPGMFGKLLIPLEEVKEILIPKAAVKHVGQLELVNVKEKQGWKTRFITTGKIYENKIEVLSGLSGNEEIGY; encoded by the coding sequence ATGGAAAAGAAAAAAAATCTTATAATAGGGACGATAATTATTGTTTGTGTAGTTTTGATAGGCATCTTATACGTAATTTTTTCTGACGAAAAGATTGATCCTGGAGTTATAAAAGATGCTTCAGCATCATCTTATCAACCCACAAATGTTGTATCAGCATCAATAGAAAATGTTACCCAATATTATGAAGCTGTAGGGACAGTGCGTCCAAGAATTGAAACAAATATTCAAGCTCAAGTTACAGCTCAAGTCATTGAAGTGAAGGTAAATCCATCAGATAAGGTTGTTAAAGACCAAGTTCTTATAATACTGGATAATAAGCCTTTTATATCAAGGTTAGATCAAGCAAGAGAAGGTTTTAATGCAGCAACTTCACGACGACATCAAGCTGAACAAGGATTAAAAGCCGCTGAAGCCGGATTTGCTCAGGCTGAAGCAGCCTATAACAGAACAAAAAATTATTTTAAATCCCAAGCTGCCACATCTCAAGATCTCGAGCGGGCGGAAACAGGTTATCTTCAGGCTGATGCCGCCGTTAAACAGGCTAAAAGTTTCGTAGGCTCATCAGATGCAGGAATAAGACAGGCTCAAGAAATAATTAATGAAGCACAAATATCCCTTAATTATACAACAATAAGAGCACCTGAAAGCGGAGAAGTTTTAAAACGTCTTGTCGAGCCTGGAGACCTCGCTTTGCCTGGAAAACCACTTTTAATGCTTCAAAATTCTGGTTCTTTAAGACTTGAAGCTTCAGTTAGAGAAGGTCTTATAACAAAAGTAAAACCTAAAACAAGCCTTCAAGTTAAAATTGATACACTAAATATAACACTTACGGCGTCTGTAGAGGAAATAGTTCCTTATGCTGACCCTCAAACACGAACTTTCCTTGTAAAAGCAGTCCTTCCAGCAACTCCTGATATTTATCCTGGTATGTTCGGAAAACTCCTTATTCCTCTTGAAGAAGTTAAAGAAATATTAATCCCCAAAGCAGCTGTTAAACATGTTGGTCAGCTTGAGCTTGTTAATGTCAAAGAAAAACAAGGTTGGAAAACTAGGTTTATTACTACTGGAAAAATTTATGAAAATAAAATTGAAGTTCTATCCGGATTGTCAGGAAATGAAGAAATAGGATATTGA